The following are encoded together in the Arcobacter aquimarinus genome:
- a CDS encoding twin-arginine translocation signal domain-containing protein: MSDKLNERRNFIKRAGIAASVLAGSVVATAATTESKDRGAGSNVGNGVVVGTSTKKEILYKKTANWNTFYDAAK, encoded by the coding sequence ATGAGCGATAAGTTAAATGAAAGACGTAACTTTATCAAAAGAGCTGGAATAGCTGCTTCTGTTTTAGCTGGATCTGTTGTTGCAACTGCAGCAACTACTGAAAGTAAAGACAGAGGTGCTGGAAGCAATGTTGGTAACGGTGTAGTAGTAGGAACATCTACAAAAAAAGAGATACTTTATAAAAAAACAGCGAATTGGAATACGTTTTACGACGCTGCAAAATAA
- a CDS encoding ABC transporter substrate-binding protein — protein sequence MSKKLFIFTSIFILFYLFIKDDVFEDKTISIGTSIPNTGIIKSWGEAVYSGANAYFSYTNENNIIKNKKINFLVYDDKYEPELTYENTQKLIYKDKVFALFGFVGTPTVKRVLPILYDENIPFFSSFTGASFLRDEKNKNFINFRSSYEQEIETLINYLNSIKKLNKIAVFYQNDDYGEEGYISLINSLKQKNLKLIAEGSYKRNTLSINHAFNEIEDAKPEVIFMIGAYKTNSLFIKKAKENENLKDAIFCTISFGDANSIVKELENLNSNTKNIIFSQVVPSYTNKNLPVVIEYQELMKKYYPNNELGFLSFEAFLSSKILVNAISRIKGEITRSKFLYMLKTTPTNLLEGIPLAYNQTQLLNKTYLFEYKNNEFIEIEK from the coding sequence ATGTCAAAAAAACTATTTATATTTACTTCTATCTTTATTCTATTTTATTTATTTATAAAAGATGATGTTTTTGAAGATAAAACTATTTCAATTGGAACATCTATCCCAAATACTGGAATTATAAAATCTTGGGGAGAAGCTGTTTACAGTGGTGCAAATGCTTATTTTTCTTATACCAATGAAAACAATATAATAAAAAATAAAAAGATAAATTTTTTAGTTTATGATGATAAATATGAACCTGAATTAACCTATGAAAATACTCAAAAATTAATTTATAAAGATAAAGTTTTTGCTCTTTTTGGTTTTGTAGGAACTCCAACAGTTAAAAGAGTTTTACCTATTTTATATGATGAAAACATTCCATTTTTTTCATCTTTTACAGGAGCTTCTTTTTTAAGAGACGAAAAAAATAAAAACTTTATAAATTTTAGAAGTTCTTATGAGCAAGAGATAGAGACTTTAATAAATTATTTAAATAGTATAAAAAAATTAAATAAGATTGCAGTTTTTTATCAAAATGATGATTATGGTGAAGAGGGGTATATCTCTTTAATAAACTCTTTAAAACAAAAAAATCTGAAACTTATAGCAGAAGGTTCCTATAAAAGAAATACTCTTTCAATAAATCACGCTTTTAATGAAATAGAGGATGCAAAACCTGAAGTTATTTTTATGATAGGAGCATATAAAACAAACTCTTTATTTATAAAAAAAGCAAAAGAAAATGAAAATCTAAAAGATGCAATATTTTGTACTATCTCTTTTGGTGATGCAAATTCAATTGTAAAAGAGTTAGAAAATTTAAATTCAAATACTAAAAACATAATCTTTTCTCAAGTAGTTCCTAGTTACACAAACAAAAATCTTCCTGTGGTTATTGAGTATCAAGAACTTATGAAAAAATATTATCCAAATAATGAATTAGGATTTTTATCTTTTGAAGCTTTTTTATCTTCAAAAATTTTAGTAAATGCAATATCAAGAATAAAAGGAGAAATTACAAGAAGTAAATTTTTGTATATGTTAAAAACTACCCCTACAAATCTTCTTGAAGGGATTCCTTTAGCTTATAATCAAACTCAATTATTAAATAAAACCTATCTTTTTGAGTATAAAAATAATGAATTTATTGAGATTGAAAAATGA
- a CDS encoding response regulator — MKNRDLNILHNFNVLYLEDDDSLLKHTTDVLEDFINHIYTAKTSKEALDILLNKKIDVIISDILLKDENGIDFLKHIKSKNINVPTILTTAHTDTNYLLDAIKLKVENYIVKPINIKELLNSLHDVLLPVIQEKEIRKNNNVIKTISAITDSKQVEIVKFIINSLDNENLFVASYTDIMENFSISKPTLIKLFKDLAEKNILVKIQHKTYRFNEKSLNDN; from the coding sequence ATGAAAAATAGAGATTTAAATATCTTACATAATTTTAATGTCCTCTATCTTGAAGATGATGATAGTTTATTAAAACATACAACTGATGTTTTAGAGGATTTTATAAATCATATATATACAGCGAAAACATCAAAAGAGGCTTTAGATATTTTATTAAATAAAAAAATTGATGTGATTATCTCAGATATTTTACTAAAAGATGAAAATGGAATAGATTTTTTAAAACATATAAAAAGTAAAAATATCAATGTTCCAACTATTCTTACAACTGCTCACACAGATACAAACTACTTACTTGATGCTATAAAATTAAAAGTTGAAAACTACATAGTAAAACCTATAAATATAAAAGAGTTATTAAACTCTTTACATGATGTATTACTTCCAGTAATTCAAGAAAAAGAGATAAGAAAAAACAATAATGTAATAAAAACAATTTCAGCAATTACAGATAGTAAACAAGTAGAAATTGTGAAGTTTATTATAAATAGTTTAGATAATGAAAATCTTTTTGTAGCTTCATATACTGATATTATGGAAAACTTTTCTATTTCAAAACCTACACTAATCAAACTTTTTAAAGATTTAGCAGAAAAAAATATATTGGTAAAAATTCAACACAAAACTTACAGATTCAATGAAAAGAGTTTAAATGACAACTAA
- a CDS encoding transporter, with amino-acid sequence MKKNSLAIIGAVFTALLSTLCCLPAFLFLFFGVSSGVLTYFTTLEYTRIPLAILTIGFFLFAFFNFKKKISCKCTKKELFKQYILFSIFFIVVIALLFYPELIPYFMD; translated from the coding sequence ATGAAAAAAAATAGTTTAGCGATAATTGGTGCAGTTTTTACTGCACTATTATCAACTCTTTGTTGTTTACCTGCTTTTTTATTTCTTTTTTTTGGAGTTTCAAGTGGAGTTTTAACTTACTTTACAACTTTAGAATACACAAGAATTCCCCTTGCGATTTTGACAATAGGATTTTTTTTATTTGCTTTTTTTAATTTTAAGAAAAAAATTTCTTGCAAATGTACGAAAAAAGAGCTTTTTAAACAATATATTTTATTTTCTATATTTTTTATAGTTGTTATTGCTTTACTTTTTTACCCTGAATTAATACCTTATTTTATGGATTAG
- a CDS encoding NRAMP family divalent metal transporter, with the protein MTTKLKNIYKIFGPGILMATAAIGGSHLVASTQAGALFGWGLAIFILLINIFKYPFFLANVQYTMATKKSLIEGYATLGNGWLWLFTVLAVIAAVVNTAAVSMFAASLLGYFIPIQLTLNLLSFIIIFGCLLILIAGKYHLLNNVSKIIMITLSISTIIAVVMAATKEVTVVENFISPSPWTLASLGFIVIMTGWMPAPIEVSSISSLWLKSQMKQESINYKNALLDFNVGYFITAFLALFFLALGALVLHGSSYEFKDGIAFSHQLVSMYTSVMGEWSRLLIAFIAFACMFGTSITVIDGYGRAVAEAFSLIKRKKSANNTNVMIWTIIVGIIGFLIILYFTSSLRAMLDFAMILSFATTPIFALLNYKLVKSTTLPKELKNGIFLNILSIFGLIFLFGFLVLFIIYRWFPSILGI; encoded by the coding sequence ATGACAACTAAATTAAAAAATATTTATAAAATCTTTGGACCAGGGATTTTGATGGCAACGGCTGCTATTGGTGGTTCACATTTAGTTGCATCAACACAAGCAGGAGCTTTATTTGGTTGGGGTTTAGCTATTTTTATACTTTTAATAAACATTTTTAAGTACCCTTTTTTCTTAGCAAATGTTCAATATACAATGGCTACAAAAAAAAGTTTAATAGAAGGTTATGCAACTTTAGGAAATGGTTGGCTTTGGTTATTTACAGTTTTAGCTGTTATTGCTGCTGTTGTAAATACTGCTGCTGTATCAATGTTTGCAGCAAGTTTATTAGGATATTTCATACCTATTCAACTAACTTTAAATTTACTTAGTTTTATTATAATTTTTGGCTGTTTACTCATACTTATAGCAGGAAAATATCATCTTTTAAATAATGTTTCTAAAATTATTATGATAACTTTAAGTATCTCTACAATTATAGCTGTTGTTATGGCTGCTACAAAAGAAGTTACTGTTGTAGAAAATTTTATTTCTCCATCACCTTGGACACTTGCAAGTTTAGGATTTATAGTTATTATGACAGGTTGGATGCCAGCACCAATAGAAGTTTCAAGTATTAGTTCTCTTTGGTTAAAAAGTCAGATGAAACAAGAAAGCATAAACTATAAAAATGCTTTGTTAGATTTTAATGTAGGATATTTTATAACTGCATTTTTAGCTCTATTTTTTCTAGCTCTTGGTGCTTTAGTTTTACATGGAAGTTCTTATGAGTTTAAAGATGGTATTGCATTTTCTCATCAACTTGTATCTATGTACACTTCTGTAATGGGTGAATGGTCAAGACTTCTAATAGCGTTTATTGCTTTTGCTTGTATGTTTGGAACATCTATAACTGTTATTGATGGGTATGGAAGAGCTGTAGCAGAAGCTTTTTCTTTGATAAAACGTAAAAAGTCAGCAAATAATACAAATGTTATGATATGGACAATTATTGTAGGAATAATTGGATTTTTGATAATATTATATTTTACAAGTTCTTTGCGAGCTATGCTTGATTTTGCAATGATTCTATCATTTGCAACAACTCCGATTTTTGCACTTTTAAACTACAAATTAGTAAAAAGTACAACTCTTCCAAAAGAGTTAAAAAATGGAATATTTTTAAATATCTTGTCAATTTTTGGGCTAATATTTTTATTTGGATTTTTAGTTTTATTTATAATTTACAGATGGTTCCCATCTATTTTAGGAATCTAA
- a CDS encoding sensor histidine kinase — protein sequence MKNFFKKLFIYFDELNFNYKTAFLVFIIAGGMICIIILSQISIFTMKQDFDTLFDKRTKSLMQLENIKDSYKVNLQDTLLDFEKEQISHTQAIEVLFLAQEIIDKNWDLYKQQIELKNKELLTTFIKTFIVKEENYYENKALKNSIMENINKKKEIIKKEIEKINQHIDYKKFSNINLEINAISIYLTSLINYDLNLAINEKRNTDKIFNVIIIFSIISIFIVFLFSVILSLLIIDNFRKLHNSLEHKVKEKTKELQELNNYLEIKISKEVAQNRKKDIIMFQQARFASLGEMLNNIAHQWRQPLGSITMIIQSFQTKMSLGKLTASFVDEKVNDALLLASNMSNTLDDFRNFFSPNKIKSQFYIKNCLEHSIELSKYFLNQENIQVILKIRNNVKIDSYYNELSHVFLNLISNSKDALTSNVDKNDRIIKIVVNRFKNHLVINFVDNGGGIPKEILPKIFEPYYTTKYKSAGTGIGLYMSKQIIEKHMNGEILYKNIFYKIKDDRVFSCSLFTIKIPLNQTNGNENEK from the coding sequence ATGAAAAATTTTTTTAAAAAACTTTTCATCTATTTTGATGAATTAAACTTCAATTACAAAACAGCTTTTTTAGTTTTCATAATTGCAGGTGGGATGATATGTATAATTATCCTATCACAAATATCAATTTTTACTATGAAACAAGATTTTGATACTTTATTTGATAAAAGAACAAAAAGTTTAATGCAACTTGAAAATATAAAAGATTCATATAAAGTAAATCTTCAAGATACTTTACTTGATTTTGAAAAAGAACAAATAAGCCATACTCAAGCAATAGAAGTTCTATTTTTAGCCCAAGAGATTATAGACAAAAATTGGGATTTGTACAAACAACAAATAGAACTAAAAAATAAAGAGTTATTAACCACTTTCATAAAAACTTTTATTGTAAAAGAAGAGAATTATTATGAAAACAAAGCATTGAAAAACTCTATTATGGAAAATATAAATAAGAAAAAAGAGATTATAAAAAAAGAGATTGAAAAGATAAATCAACACATAGATTATAAAAAATTTTCAAATATAAATCTTGAAATAAATGCTATTTCAATCTATCTTACAAGTTTGATAAATTATGATTTAAATCTTGCAATAAATGAAAAAAGAAACACAGATAAGATTTTTAATGTAATTATTATTTTTTCAATTATCTCTATTTTTATAGTATTTCTATTTTCTGTTATTTTATCTTTATTAATTATTGATAATTTTAGGAAACTACATAATTCTCTTGAACATAAGGTAAAAGAAAAAACAAAAGAATTACAAGAATTAAATAACTATCTTGAAATAAAAATTTCAAAAGAGGTAGCTCAAAATAGAAAAAAAGATATTATTATGTTTCAACAAGCAAGATTTGCTTCTTTAGGTGAAATGCTAAATAACATAGCTCATCAGTGGCGTCAACCTTTAGGTTCAATCACTATGATTATTCAAAGTTTTCAAACAAAAATGTCTTTGGGAAAATTAACTGCTTCATTTGTAGATGAAAAAGTAAATGACGCCCTACTTTTAGCATCTAATATGTCAAACACTTTAGATGATTTTAGAAATTTTTTCTCACCTAATAAAATAAAAAGTCAATTTTATATCAAAAATTGTTTAGAACACTCTATTGAATTATCAAAATATTTTTTAAATCAGGAAAATATTCAAGTTATATTAAAAATTAGAAATAATGTAAAAATAGATAGTTATTACAATGAACTTTCTCATGTATTTTTGAATCTTATCTCAAACTCAAAAGATGCTTTAACTTCTAATGTTGACAAAAATGATAGAATTATAAAAATTGTTGTAAATAGATTTAAAAATCATCTTGTTATAAATTTTGTTGATAATGGTGGAGGAATTCCAAAAGAGATTTTGCCAAAAATTTTTGAACCTTATTACACTACAAAATATAAAAGTGCAGGAACTGGTATCGGACTTTATATGTCAAAACAGATAATCGAAAAACATATGAATGGAGAGATTTTATATAAAAATATTTTTTATAAAATAAAAGATGACAGGGTTTTTTCATGCTCTTTATTTACAATAAAAATACCACTAAATCAAACAAACGGAAATGAAAATGAAAAATAG
- a CDS encoding 4Fe-4S dicluster domain-containing protein, whose product MQEFIYYNPLGLDFPVGEEIFVTTNIEDTKDKNFIISNTDEINCELVSKEIDFYIKNSQDNLSDKIKNVSKLYEIAATKYDFSQDISYFQEVSNTILLITNNEEQYDEFIKKVNVSDFEIFSIEEKILKNINGNIGNLQVTVNDEDEDIVLNVSQIVYFDAKEEILKQTGIFDINISNIDEVIEKLKANINSYSYKKFTTYNQSICQYDERRVEICSACVEVCPTTAIIKNDKNKKLIFSPIECISCGDCVSVCPSGSLDSAVTNRDSLYEISQFYKNKHPFIVSSKVDISNLEIALKQNVLPFFCEGDIFDESSLLTLLQLSGSQLIYFSDSISIGTKESIDILNEIYRRKYNIEAIFLVTNTQELEEAISNVSFVEDSYFNFNQKGLKKREVFSQRLQKIVENEDLGVVKTSKFVHYGTVEVNDSNCTLCMSCVGACNVDAIFANQTDFTLRVNPSLCTACGYCEVTCPEKDCLTIKRDEIQLQPMWFKENILAKDSLFACVECGKEFATTKAIEKIASIMGPIFAKVSETKKRTLYCCEDCKAKLMIKQGLLDA is encoded by the coding sequence ATGCAAGAGTTTATATATTACAATCCTCTGGGACTTGATTTTCCCGTTGGTGAAGAGATATTTGTAACTACAAATATTGAAGATACCAAAGATAAGAATTTTATTATTTCAAATACAGATGAAATAAATTGTGAGTTAGTTTCAAAAGAAATAGATTTTTATATTAAGAATTCACAAGATAATCTATCAGACAAAATCAAAAATGTTTCAAAACTTTATGAAATAGCTGCTACTAAATATGATTTTTCACAAGATATTTCATATTTCCAAGAAGTTTCTAACACGATTTTATTAATTACAAATAACGAAGAACAATATGATGAATTTATAAAAAAAGTAAATGTTAGTGATTTTGAAATTTTTTCTATAGAAGAAAAAATCTTGAAAAACATAAATGGAAATATAGGAAATCTTCAAGTTACTGTAAATGATGAAGATGAGGATATTGTTTTAAATGTTTCTCAAATAGTCTATTTTGATGCTAAAGAAGAGATATTAAAACAAACAGGGATATTTGATATTAATATTTCAAATATAGATGAGGTTATTGAAAAATTAAAAGCAAATATAAATTCATATTCATATAAAAAATTTACTACTTATAATCAAAGTATTTGTCAATATGATGAAAGAAGAGTTGAAATTTGTTCTGCTTGTGTTGAAGTTTGTCCCACAACTGCAATTATAAAAAATGATAAAAATAAGAAATTGATTTTTTCTCCTATTGAGTGTATTTCATGTGGTGATTGTGTAAGTGTTTGTCCAAGTGGTTCTTTAGATAGTGCTGTTACAAATAGAGATTCTTTATATGAAATTAGTCAGTTTTATAAAAATAAACATCCTTTTATTGTTTCGTCAAAAGTTGATATTTCTAATTTAGAGATAGCTTTAAAGCAGAATGTTTTACCTTTTTTTTGTGAAGGTGATATTTTTGATGAAAGTTCACTTTTAACTCTTTTACAACTATCAGGTTCACAGCTAATATATTTTAGTGATTCAATTTCTATAGGAACAAAAGAATCAATAGATATTTTAAATGAGATTTACAGAAGAAAATATAATATTGAAGCTATATTTTTGGTTACAAATACGCAAGAGTTAGAAGAGGCTATTTCAAATGTTTCATTTGTTGAGGATTCATATTTTAACTTCAACCAAAAAGGACTAAAAAAAAGAGAAGTATTCTCTCAAAGATTACAAAAAATAGTTGAAAATGAGGATTTAGGAGTTGTAAAAACATCTAAATTTGTTCACTATGGAACAGTGGAAGTAAACGATTCTAATTGTACTTTGTGTATGTCATGTGTTGGAGCCTGTAATGTTGATGCAATATTTGCCAACCAAACTGATTTTACATTAAGAGTTAATCCAAGTTTGTGTACAGCTTGTGGTTATTGTGAAGTTACTTGTCCTGAAAAAGATTGTTTAACTATAAAAAGAGATGAAATTCAACTTCAACCTATGTGGTTTAAAGAGAATATTTTAGCAAAAGATAGTTTATTTGCTTGTGTTGAATGTGGAAAAGAGTTTGCAACAACTAAAGCTATTGAAAAAATTGCTTCAATCATGGGACCAATTTTTGCGAAAGTTAGTGAGACTAAAAAAAGAACACTTTATTGCTGTGAAGATTGTAAAGCTAAATTGATGATAAAACAAGGATTATTAGATGCATAA
- a CDS encoding heavy-metal-associated domain-containing protein — MKIFILFLMLANLIFASNISVFKVEGMHCPLCTTAVKKAIKELDGVQKVSARLNTKEVSVVYDEKLKIDEILKAIKTTSYEGVEISTKAYEK; from the coding sequence ATGAAAATTTTTATTTTATTTTTAATGTTGGCAAATCTTATATTTGCTTCAAATATTTCGGTTTTTAAAGTAGAAGGAATGCATTGTCCACTTTGTACAACAGCTGTAAAAAAAGCTATAAAAGAGCTTGATGGAGTGCAAAAAGTAAGTGCAAGACTTAATACAAAAGAAGTAAGTGTGGTTTATGATGAAAAATTAAAAATAGATGAGATTTTAAAAGCTATAAAAACAACTTCATACGAAGGTGTAGAAATTTCTACAAAAGCGTATGAAAAGTAA
- a CDS encoding TorD/DmsD family molecular chaperone, translating to MHNVEINKARAFLYNTLSLLFVEEYVKNSNKELKEALQIISTNSFDEDVCIAAKEILNYLETNGFDKLYIDYQELFIVPFGEFVSLSASWYHEQREGGLMQLKVKDVLAKTKIRRDENSFKAPEDHYGFIFTLASYLLEQQIKEEIKEDLQKELFKEVINPYCDELFYKLIGSSSKIYSQVGVILANFCNFERAYLDIPKLNR from the coding sequence ATGCATAACGTAGAAATAAATAAAGCTAGGGCTTTTTTGTATAACACTTTATCTTTATTGTTTGTTGAAGAGTATGTAAAAAATTCAAACAAAGAATTGAAAGAGGCATTACAGATTATTTCTACTAACTCTTTTGATGAAGATGTTTGTATTGCCGCAAAAGAGATTTTGAATTATTTAGAAACTAATGGTTTTGATAAATTGTATATTGATTATCAAGAGTTGTTTATAGTTCCTTTTGGAGAGTTTGTATCATTGAGTGCATCTTGGTATCATGAACAAAGAGAGGGTGGCTTGATGCAATTAAAAGTAAAAGATGTATTAGCTAAAACTAAAATTAGAAGAGATGAAAACTCATTTAAAGCTCCTGAAGATCACTATGGTTTTATTTTTACATTAGCTTCTTATTTATTAGAGCAACAAATCAAAGAAGAGATTAAAGAAGATTTACAAAAAGAGTTATTTAAAGAGGTAATAAATCCTTATTGTGATGAATTATTTTATAAATTAATAGGAAGTTCTAGCAAAATTTATAGTCAAGTTGGAGTAATACTTGCTAATTTCTGTAATTTTGAAAGAGCTTATTTGGATATTCCTAAATTAAATAGATAA
- the selD gene encoding selenide, water dikinase SelD: MNNEYRLTKFVQAAGUAAKMGPGDLKQTICGLTPKDERILVGFDTSEDASVYQINDNQAIVQTLDFITPVVDDPYIYGQIAAANALSDVFAMGADVKTAMNIVGFDKKNISKEALGLILNGGNEKIKECGGVLLGGHTIESPEMYYGLSVTGMIHPNEIIRNNTPKIGHVLVLTKPLGMGILTTAIKRDLLDINLVKECAKIMSSLNYLPSKIMRKYDVSSCTDITGFGLMGHALECTNDLVTLSISCNNVPVVNEAIDLATNDVIPGGTKRNMKYTEDKITYLNNLPNHCKAILCDAQTSGGLLIAMKEDDAKEYIKELEELSFGYASIIGVVIPRGITPIIIH, encoded by the coding sequence ATGAACAATGAATATAGGCTAACAAAATTCGTTCAAGCTGCTGGTTGAGCTGCAAAAATGGGTCCGGGTGATCTTAAACAAACTATTTGTGGTTTAACTCCAAAAGATGAAAGAATTTTAGTAGGATTTGATACAAGTGAAGATGCTAGTGTTTATCAAATAAATGATAATCAAGCAATAGTTCAAACACTTGATTTTATAACTCCCGTTGTAGATGACCCATATATTTATGGGCAAATAGCTGCTGCAAATGCACTTAGTGATGTATTTGCTATGGGAGCTGATGTAAAAACAGCCATGAATATAGTAGGTTTTGATAAAAAAAATATATCAAAAGAGGCTTTAGGTCTTATACTAAATGGTGGAAATGAAAAAATCAAAGAGTGTGGAGGAGTGCTTTTAGGTGGGCATACCATTGAATCACCTGAAATGTATTATGGATTATCTGTAACTGGAATGATTCATCCAAATGAGATTATTAGAAATAATACTCCAAAGATTGGACATGTTTTAGTTTTAACAAAACCTCTTGGAATGGGTATTTTAACTACAGCTATAAAAAGAGATTTACTAGATATTAATTTAGTAAAAGAGTGTGCAAAAATAATGTCAAGTTTAAACTACTTGCCATCAAAGATTATGAGAAAATATGATGTAAGTTCTTGTACAGATATCACAGGCTTTGGTCTTATGGGACATGCTTTAGAGTGTACAAATGATTTAGTAACATTAAGTATTTCATGCAATAATGTTCCAGTAGTAAATGAAGCGATTGATTTAGCAACTAATGATGTAATTCCTGGTGGAACAAAAAGAAATATGAAATATACAGAAGATAAAATAACATATTTAAATAATCTTCCAAACCACTGTAAAGCGATACTTTGTGATGCACAAACTTCTGGTGGTTTATTGATAGCCATGAAAGAAGATGATGCAAAAGAGTATATAAAAGAACTTGAAGAGTTAAGCTTTGGATATGCAAGTATTATTGGAGTTGTAATTCCAAGAGGAATAACTCCTATAATTATTCATTAA
- a CDS encoding transglutaminase-like domain-containing protein: MQRRTFLKTTAALSSAAILAPHFAFAKEETNSFGITKTPRKFSVTNNYSFNPSQEITQLWVPLPKDESYHQVVAFSYKGNFSEATIVKNEYDTRVLYVKWEKSQEKSQLEVNFDVIMQERTTDFSKATSNTNYPSDIKVYLEGTKHIPVTEGLTKYANEITKNAKTPLEKAQAIYDWTVTTMYRDESVVGCGIGDAKKSIEEKIYGGKCTDISSVFVCLLRNAGIPAREIFGIRAGQSKISNACGKANDKGFADITGAQHCRAEFYVDGLGWVPTDPADVTKVRLAEKLTNEDKKLKDTKEYFFGSWEMNWVAFNSARDFILTPKPAQYPLNMLGYPYAEVGEDALDYYKPKEFVYTYTSQERV; encoded by the coding sequence ATGCAAAGAAGAACATTCTTAAAAACAACGGCTGCTTTATCAAGTGCTGCTATTTTAGCTCCACATTTTGCATTTGCAAAAGAGGAAACAAATTCATTTGGAATTACTAAAACTCCTAGAAAATTTAGTGTTACAAATAACTACTCTTTTAATCCAAGCCAAGAAATCACTCAACTTTGGGTACCACTTCCAAAAGATGAAAGTTACCATCAAGTAGTTGCTTTTTCTTATAAAGGAAACTTTAGTGAAGCAACAATTGTGAAAAATGAATATGACACAAGAGTTTTATATGTAAAATGGGAAAAATCGCAAGAAAAATCACAATTAGAAGTGAACTTTGATGTAATTATGCAAGAAAGAACAACAGATTTTTCAAAAGCAACATCAAACACAAACTATCCAAGTGATATAAAAGTATATTTAGAAGGAACAAAACATATCCCTGTTACAGAAGGGTTGACTAAATATGCAAATGAAATTACTAAAAATGCTAAAACACCATTAGAAAAAGCACAAGCTATTTATGATTGGACAGTTACTACTATGTACAGAGATGAAAGTGTAGTTGGTTGCGGAATTGGTGATGCTAAAAAATCAATTGAAGAAAAAATTTATGGTGGAAAATGTACAGATATTAGTTCAGTGTTTGTTTGTTTATTAAGAAATGCAGGAATTCCAGCAAGAGAGATTTTTGGAATAAGAGCAGGGCAATCAAAAATCTCAAATGCTTGTGGAAAAGCAAATGACAAAGGTTTTGCAGATATTACAGGTGCACAACATTGTAGAGCTGAATTTTATGTAGATGGATTAGGATGGGTTCCAACAGACCCTGCTGATGTTACAAAAGTAAGACTTGCAGAAAAATTAACAAATGAAGATAAAAAATTAAAAGATACAAAAGAGTATTTCTTTGGTTCTTGGGAGATGAATTGGGTTGCATTTAATAGTGCAAGAGATTTTATTTTAACTCCAAAACCAGCTCAATATCCTTTAAATATGTTAGGTTATCCTTATGCAGAAGTTGGAGAAGATGCTCTTGATTATTATAAACCAAAAGAGTTTGTTTATACATATACTTCTCAAGAAAGAGTATGA